The window actggggAGTtagaaaaacagaaacaaaactgcaaataaataaaCGATCTAATGTGTTCCATGGTATtcggaaaaaatataacaagataaAAAGTTTCTTTGTCAACctgttactgttttattaaatcacacgtaaaattatttgttctaagcaatatttttaaaaattcctacaAATACATCACTTTACTGTTAACAactatgtttttgttcttttactctcTTCACCCCTTACCTAAAATGCAGAAGCGtttcttgaacattttatttttcttcttttagcctttattgaaaggggtgttaaatttagaaaaaaaatttacttaggcaaatttgttaagcttgtatttaatttgtgtatgaatatttataaaaaacgttttcttaaaatttatacccctacctctaaaataaatattttgttttttttttactttatttaatattatgaattgtttcaataaataatttgatttttactttcctggtgaaTACAGCTAGAACAGTTGCATTACAGGGGAAGGTAcggttttcatataaaaaatgaagtattggGTTTTTCTGCAAATCTAAATTTAAGGGTtaaactagttcatctaaacaaaaagaaaaacaaatgtatttaaatgCATACGTATGTACGGATGTATGTCTCATTGCTTTTGGTTTTATATCTAAGGATTAATTAaacctattttcttcaaattgggcttaaatatttctatatatggggcattgatcatattaattttttcaaaattcgttaaggtggTGGGAAGATATCACGAAAAATTCAATTTCGAGTTTTTTCAGAgacattttattaaagcaaaactttattaaagcaaatttgttacctgcaactcatttataaataatctaaaaaaaaaaataaatcgcccccttaaaactgaaatttatatatattttttttattttactctatcctctttggtttaaatatttttgaaaatccttttgaaagtttatttttcatttgtagaacTGTCAAGAAATgactaaatgttttataaatatagaccCCAGAACtaaaattcagaaatttcttgaaactttttcttctttttagtctTTGTGGAAGGAggttttaaatttagagaaaacattacttaagaaaatttgttatgcgtaacctataaatgattattaaaaaaaaaaacaacacttttcttaaaatttatttccaacttctaaaatatatacttatatatatatatatatatatatatgtatatatatatattgctgtaactgttttaatttttaatattagaaggttttttgtttacttttttatcactTAGACTGCTATTAAAATTAGCATCAatattatattccggacccaaaatgagaagaaatttttttcgttaatttcataaagttatattttatttttttcaatatttttaaacaatttccttttaattagTTTGTCTTTGTTACAAATcactttaaacataattatttcataaattttccccAGAATAAGcaaaccaaaaaatcaaaaattattttattcgaaattaaacaattttgatgcTTAGTtctgatttttctgaaaaatttttatatttgattaaagcctaatttaaatgttttaatgattcATGAAACTATATTACAAATGGCCAAGTTTGAGTATAATTATCTCAAAAATGGACTATCAGATTTTCATAaagtataattcaaattttagtctgttcagttttacatttattgattgcttttacaaaatttatttttaaaagagagaAAGAGTTGTTAAGTCCAGAAAAATAGTGCTTTAAGAGCTAATTTATTCAGGTTGATCAGATTTTAGTTGATTATAATTACTGAAATCCATTTTTTTcgagtttttaaaagtatttttattatattttcaaagagaaattaatataaattttcaaatcacATTTTATAGataggaaataattttgtaaatattacgaaagtcagaaaaaatagttaaaatttatttgttctaaagTATCGAAGTACCATCTGGAATACCACAGGGTTAAATATTATGTTCAGCTAAACATAATACTGTATACTGTATTATAACTCACACAGTACAGCATAGTACTatgttttaacatattattttaattatctacagttagtggttaaaaaaaaatcaatattatataatttttaagtaagattGAGAATAGATACacatctataaataatttatatttctgaaagtgttttttattttattatttattgcttgaTTGTATCAGTGTtacattatctttataaaatactgttataatcaaacatcaataaaaaacccaattaaaaatataatttttttatagatgttttttCAGTTAGTCAGTATCTCAttcatatatgaaaataaatccaGTTTTGTAAACTTAGaagtaaatatagaattttagaaaattatactaataacgCAATTGAAACGTTATCATTAATGGGTTTCTTTAAATGATCATGgagattatatttctataaaaattagttcgATTATTTTTATGCTAAGACTAAGTTGATGACCTAATTCAAGCTCAGGTAAACTACAATTTCAGTTGGATTTACTAAGTGAAAAATGAAGGTCAATCTAACGAAATCGAGTGATGTAACGTTCGCAATGAAGAGAAATGTTTGTCCACGGGTCAACCTGAACGACGTTTACATTCCGCATGTTGACCGTGAGCGGTATCTAGATCTGCATCTGGATCATCGTCTGAAGTGAAGGATTCGTGTGAGGGGAGAAAGGAAACAATTGAACATGAAGTTTAGAGAGTTATACTGGTCCCTTGCTAGGCAGAAGGTCGCAGATGCCGTTATCTAGCAAGCGGTTGTTGTACAGGGTAATCACCCTGTACAACAACCGCTTGTTGTAAGCCAATTTCGATATATGGTATCCAACTTTGATGTACAACAAACGTAACATCGAAATTATTCAGCGGTTCCAGAGaggagtaaaatttaaattatttcaatgagGAGCATAATGGGGGCGTCGTGGTTTGTAAGGTACAACGAGATCTATGACTATCTGGGGTTACCGTACGTTCGCGAAGATTTGGTTTGAAATACGAAGTAGACTAAACATCCACGTGATCTATCTGGCTGTGAACTTGGTAgaacagtgattcccaaactgtgcgctgcGGCGCTCCGGGGAGCCACGGCCTTTTCACAGGGGCGCGGCGAAGTattataaaagcttcataattaaatgaaccaagacatttataattattaatttaatgttaataagtaaaaaaataatgaagatacacgggttttatttatttttatctcttacttacgagtagtcatacttttacttagggtagggcgctatgaaaaattttaattgaaaaagggtgcgcgactcggaaaagtttggaaaccacaGTGTTAGCCTATTGTCTAGAAGCAGCCAAACATTGCGAGGATGTTAGGCGGCTGAAACGACTACGTATATTAGACCTGGAAGACCCTGACTCCCAGTGACTCTGTGGGATACTTGGAATGGAAGTTCATCCTTGAGTGTTGTGCATTAACTCAATATTTTATTAGGAAGCTAGTTTCTTATGCTGGTTTTACTCTTCCTCTCATTTCTTGTTTCTTATGTGAACAGACACTAAGCTTATATATTGAAACCGCTTGTTAAGCTTATATACAACAACCGCTTGTTAGATAACGGCATCTGCGACCTTCTGCCTAGCAAGGGACCAGTATAACTCTTAATTATCTCGGTATCAGGGAGTATATTGAACAGCCACATCCGTCGGCCGAGACAGAGCCGTCTGTATAGATGTGACTGTACCCATTGTATTTCATGGCCATTTCGCTAAATTGGCCTCCAGCAGACTGGTAACGTGGGTCCCGTTTACGACTTCCAGATAGTAATTATTCAGTCTTTAGAGATACGTGCAACCAAGGAGCACCGCATCCTATTTCCTTTCCGAGAATCCTCGGAACAGGTTGATCTAGTTCTTGGAGATAGCGAAGCAGTCTGAGGTTGAAAGACTACGGTAAGAACTTCTTTCCTTCGAGTAGTAGAGTGCGAGCGTGCTTGGTCGTTTGCCGTGAGCAGTTGAAGAGACGGGTCTTGCTAATCACGTACTTGACAGTAAAACTGGTATATTGTTTGGTGGATCACCAGTAAAAAAATacttggaaaatagaaaaaatcgaGTATCATatctttaacaaaaacaaattatgtcctctaatgaaaaaaaaaaagaagatatccaataaagaattaaatttatatttttaatgtgttataacaggtacaaaaaaatctgaatacttTTACTACACTTACATAATTACAaagcgaataaaaaaaaactgctctttAACACGTGtcttctttttttcgttttttaattgttacgtgGAGTTAAAATATCAAGATGGCTGctttacttcttaaaatttactaacgaagCGTAGCTAAACGTTATAGTCGAACTCCATGTTATCCTTGACTAATGTCTGGCTCTGCAGGAAATAtatgaactacaaaaaaaataaaaaataaaaataatactgaaaaaactgatatttttttctataggaaTTCCTGATATATTTGAAAGGTAGATGTCTTTAAAAATGTAgaagtctttaaaaaataaaaaataaagatatattgcacttctctttaaaataattttaattttttgagttgttctgtttaattataacagatgattaaaaaaattacggagcTTTATAAGTtctgtagaattaaatatttttcgatgttttgaagttttttctCGGTTCTATTTGATTttctatctcatgaaaataaaattttcaaacatagtATAGCTTTGTGTGAGGGAttgattttattgcattattttaaaaattcgaagCAAgtgatcagaaaataaaaaaagaagcagttactatatctctaaagaaattaaattaattaaaaattttattcgttcatatttttgttttttatctataaaaaaataatattaatgagatactccaacaaaaatataatttaaaaaaaattatttaagtgtttCATTCtatacatttaatttgttttctttaaatgagAACAGATTTCATAccaagcttaaaaataaaaaaaaataattcctactctttataaaactttttattttactaatttattgttttgttttatttttttaggcaaAACCAcagtacaaatttaaatattcagtcCATGATCCACATACTGGAGATGTAAAGAGCCAATGGGAGCACCGCGATGGCGACAAAGTACATGGTGGATACACAGTTAAGGAACCTGACGGTTCAGTACGTCATGTTGAATATACAGCTGATAAACATAACGGTTTTAACGCTGTTGTTAAGAAAGGACACGGACACCATCCTCATAAGTACGGTCATGGACATCACTAAGATatgattactaattaaatttcataaaattaattaatatgttccTCATTTGCTacattatgtttgtttatatctttttttttagtaaataaaaatttttgtttaattttttttttttttttttttatttttacttattttaaaaattcaaaaccacaTACTcacagaaaatacaaataaattatgatataatatattaaaatgaaattcaaatgtAAGTTTTGAATTGAACGGATTGGAACGTACACGTTGCAATCcgaaaaaaatggataaaagtgTAAGTTTATTCTAAAAAGAGTTTTACgtaagagataaatataaaaaattaaaaaaacgtctGCAAAAAAAACATCGCtctttaataatatagataaattgGTAATTActaataaaggataattaaagagcgtgcggaagacaattttgtatatagtataattttgttttaaaattttttcaatttatttaaacatatttataaagcctatgacactcccggtaatgttAGGTAAGGATTACTACTCacgatcatacatctaaatcggttcagccgttgagatgttacggtggaacaaatatacttacactctaaatacatttcattcctttttggtcagtcgtgtaataaattattagagtataaacTACAGAGagtactttttaaaagtaaattaaaaatattttaatttttaaaaggtttga of the Lycorma delicatula isolate Av1 chromosome 10, ASM4794821v1, whole genome shotgun sequence genome contains:
- the LOC142331321 gene encoding cuticle protein 19-like, which translates into the protein MESLQVLLVLVVIAVCVSAHHHVDVDYHAKPQYKFKYSVHDPHTGDVKSQWEHRDGDKVHGGYTVKEPDGSVRHVEYTADKHNGFNAVVKKGHGHHPHKYGHGHH